A genomic stretch from Shewanella woodyi ATCC 51908 includes:
- the zipA gene encoding cell division protein ZipA yields the protein MENLQLVLFVLGAIAIIAVLVHGFWSIRKQQPKSLKESPMSGFYKDQASVRDSQGFDADGIGEVRVRKEVPATDRQEKEDKPVQEPAFTAAPSRDVEDSRHEQAFALSDEPVQRAARQRQEPVLSMGANAKDDEVQMELGLGQDSQSSLFETVEQESVVEPTPEPEVKAEEPLGEPKDVLVLHVVANEGEELNGAELLPCLLSLNFKFGDMDIFHRHEDNAGTGKVLFSLANMVKPGVFNLDNMEQFTTEGVVLFMTLPCHGDPLMNFSIMLNSAHQLADDVGGRLLDGGREDWSESTKQLYLQRIRAQLD from the coding sequence ATGGAAAATTTGCAACTGGTATTGTTTGTATTAGGTGCGATTGCAATTATCGCGGTACTTGTGCATGGTTTTTGGTCCATCAGGAAGCAGCAACCTAAATCGTTAAAAGAGAGCCCTATGTCAGGCTTTTATAAAGATCAAGCGTCGGTAAGGGACTCGCAAGGGTTTGATGCCGACGGCATTGGTGAAGTAAGAGTAAGAAAAGAGGTGCCGGCTACAGACAGGCAAGAAAAAGAAGATAAGCCGGTTCAAGAGCCCGCTTTTACGGCCGCGCCTAGTCGCGATGTAGAAGATTCGCGTCATGAGCAAGCCTTTGCTTTGAGTGATGAGCCTGTGCAACGCGCTGCTCGTCAACGCCAAGAGCCAGTCCTCTCTATGGGGGCTAACGCTAAAGATGATGAAGTTCAGATGGAGTTAGGTTTAGGACAAGATAGCCAAAGCTCGCTGTTTGAGACTGTAGAGCAAGAGAGTGTGGTTGAGCCGACTCCTGAGCCAGAGGTGAAAGCTGAAGAGCCGTTAGGTGAGCCTAAAGATGTCTTGGTTTTACACGTGGTGGCTAATGAAGGTGAAGAGCTAAATGGTGCAGAACTACTGCCTTGTTTATTATCATTAAACTTTAAGTTTGGTGATATGGATATTTTCCATCGCCATGAAGATAATGCAGGTACTGGTAAGGTGCTATTCTCATTGGCCAATATGGTTAAGCCTGGTGTCTTTAATCTGGATAACATGGAGCAATTTACCACTGAGGGTGTGGTGCTATTTATGACCTTGCCTTGCCATGGCGATCCATTGATGAACTTCTCAATCATGTTGAATTCAGCTCACCAACTTGCCGATGATGTTGGTGGTCGATTACTCGACGGCGGACGAGAAGATTGGAGTGAAAGCACCAAACAGCTTTATCTGCAGCGTATTCGTGCTCAGCTTGATTAA
- a CDS encoding SDR family oxidoreductase, which yields MKINTVSIVGCGWFGLPLAKELVNQGFVVSGSKRSAEDALALELDNISGFVLDLDNSNDNQAHLNVKLHTDAIIINIPPSIRKSPGAYIRRLEQLKRLIAAHQYQKLIFISTTGVYPSCGKLVTEQDAQAHSEASEVLLQAESLFNQASNACVIRFAGLVGPARHPGRFLAGKTELAGADSPVNIVHLDDCVAAVTCVLSSDKVSDTYNLCAPEHPTRKEFYTQMARSLSLVEPEFGDIAQAGKVIDGSKISTELGFEYQHQDPMKICFTL from the coding sequence TTGAAGATTAACACAGTAAGTATTGTAGGTTGTGGTTGGTTTGGTTTGCCACTGGCAAAAGAGTTAGTGAACCAGGGTTTTGTTGTCAGTGGTAGCAAAAGAAGCGCCGAAGATGCGTTGGCCCTTGAGCTAGACAATATCAGTGGGTTTGTCTTAGATCTGGATAACAGCAATGATAATCAGGCTCATCTCAATGTTAAGTTACACACTGATGCGATAATCATTAATATCCCCCCATCAATTCGAAAGTCCCCCGGCGCTTATATTAGACGCTTAGAGCAGTTAAAGCGCCTTATTGCAGCTCACCAATACCAAAAGCTTATCTTTATCAGCACTACTGGCGTGTACCCCTCATGTGGAAAACTCGTAACAGAGCAAGATGCACAAGCACACTCTGAGGCCAGTGAGGTGTTACTGCAGGCGGAGTCGCTCTTTAATCAGGCTAGCAATGCCTGCGTGATACGTTTTGCAGGGCTTGTGGGGCCGGCAAGGCACCCTGGGCGATTCTTAGCGGGGAAAACTGAGCTTGCTGGCGCTGACTCTCCAGTGAATATTGTACATCTCGATGATTGTGTAGCAGCAGTTACTTGTGTGTTATCGAGTGATAAGGTTTCCGATACCTATAACCTCTGTGCCCCAGAGCATCCGACTCGAAAAGAGTTTTATACTCAAATGGCGCGGTCACTCTCTTTAGTTGAGCCTGAGTTTGGTGATATCGCGCAAGCAGGTAAGGTTATTGATGGAAGTAAAATCTCAACTGAGCTGGGATTTGAGTATCAACATCAAGATCCGATGAAGATCTGTTTTACGCTTTAA
- a CDS encoding thiol:disulfide interchange protein DsbA/DsbL → MRLITNPLMALLLLFTALLSMNVDANPYVEGVDYTQVSGIPESSTPVVREFFSYNCPHCYRQDPLFEETEALLKGKVEFARTPIGAGRTSWILSQEAYYLAEKFKMASQLHGNIFKRIHEKEGAFTRKEQLVEYFVKQGVKREDVDKAMSSADASLAISNYDAQAQLAGIRGVPSLLVNGKYLISSKHRTAEELAELVTYLSGLEDKP, encoded by the coding sequence ATGAGATTAATTACAAACCCCTTAATGGCATTGCTACTTCTTTTTACAGCTCTATTGTCGATGAATGTTGATGCTAACCCTTACGTGGAGGGAGTCGATTATACCCAAGTCTCTGGGATCCCAGAGTCCAGCACTCCAGTCGTCAGGGAGTTTTTCTCCTATAACTGTCCTCACTGCTACCGCCAAGATCCTCTTTTTGAGGAGACTGAGGCTTTGCTAAAGGGCAAAGTTGAATTTGCCAGAACGCCTATTGGTGCGGGCCGAACCAGTTGGATTTTGAGCCAAGAGGCATATTATTTAGCTGAAAAGTTTAAGATGGCCTCTCAACTTCATGGCAATATTTTCAAGCGGATCCATGAGAAAGAGGGCGCATTTACTCGCAAGGAGCAACTGGTCGAGTATTTTGTTAAGCAAGGAGTTAAGCGTGAGGATGTGGATAAAGCCATGAGCTCTGCCGATGCAAGCTTAGCTATCTCTAATTATGATGCCCAGGCGCAACTTGCCGGAATACGTGGTGTGCCTTCGTTACTGGTAAACGGAAAATACCTTATCTCATCAAAACACAGAACCGCAGAGGAACTCGCCGAACTGGTGACCTATCTCTCTGGGCTTGAGGATAAACCTTAG
- the ligA gene encoding NAD-dependent DNA ligase LigA, protein MHAIEEIKQLTETINEHNHSYYVEDSPSVPDAEYDRLINRLKQLEGENPHLCLPTSPTQRVGGMALAKFDQITHLKPMLSLDNVFSEEEFEAFYKRISDKTSEAPTFCCEPKLDGLAVSILYRDGVYERAATRGDGTTGEDISENVRTILSIPLKLRGDNFPPLLEVRGEVIMPKKAFDALNDRARAKGEKLFVNPRNAAAGSLRQLDSKITASRALGFYAYALGVVEPETWALADTHYDQLMQLRAWGFPVSAEVKQCGDVSSVVAYYTDIMTRRDSLDYEIDGVVIKVDSIEHQGQLGFVAKAPRWATAFKFPAQEEVTLLEGVDFQVGRTGAVTPVARLKPVFVGGVTVSNATLHNADEIARLGVKVGDTVIVRRAGDVIPQIVAIVADKRPDDAREIEFPDTCPVCNSMVERVEGEAVARCTGGLFCEAQRKEAIKHFASRKALDIDGMGDKVVEQLIDKELVESPADLFKLTASAITMLDRMGMKSATNLVAAIEVAKTTTFSRFLYGLGIREVGEATAANLANYFKTLDKLKAADAESFIKVDDVGTIVAQHLTHFFAQPHNLEVVDKLIEAGVNWPEIEEVAEESLSLKGQTWVLTGTLTQLNRNDAKARLQALGAKVAGSVSKNTDCLVAGEAAGSKLTKAQDLGVKVIDEEALLQLLSDSE, encoded by the coding sequence ATGCACGCGATAGAAGAGATCAAACAACTAACTGAGACAATCAATGAGCATAATCACAGCTACTATGTTGAGGATTCACCCAGTGTTCCTGATGCTGAATATGACCGTTTAATCAACCGCTTAAAGCAGCTTGAAGGGGAGAATCCCCATTTGTGTCTACCTACCTCTCCAACACAGAGAGTAGGCGGAATGGCGCTGGCTAAGTTTGATCAGATAACTCACCTTAAACCTATGCTCAGTTTAGACAATGTGTTTAGTGAGGAGGAGTTTGAGGCTTTTTATAAACGCATCAGTGATAAAACCAGTGAAGCACCAACATTTTGTTGTGAGCCTAAGCTCGATGGATTGGCGGTAAGCATACTCTATCGAGATGGCGTATATGAACGTGCTGCGACCCGTGGCGATGGTACCACTGGTGAAGATATCAGCGAAAATGTGCGCACAATTCTCTCTATACCGCTTAAGTTACGCGGTGATAATTTCCCACCTCTACTTGAGGTAAGAGGAGAGGTTATCATGCCTAAAAAAGCCTTCGATGCCCTCAATGATAGAGCGAGAGCTAAAGGTGAAAAGCTGTTTGTTAACCCAAGAAATGCGGCAGCAGGTAGCTTGAGGCAGCTAGACAGTAAAATTACTGCTAGCCGAGCTTTAGGATTTTACGCCTATGCGCTTGGAGTGGTTGAGCCTGAAACATGGGCGTTGGCTGACACCCACTATGATCAGTTAATGCAGCTTAGAGCTTGGGGATTCCCTGTTAGCGCCGAGGTAAAACAGTGCGGTGATGTTAGCTCTGTGGTGGCTTACTATACCGATATCATGACTCGCCGTGACTCCCTCGATTATGAGATTGATGGTGTGGTGATCAAGGTCGATAGTATTGAGCATCAAGGTCAGTTAGGTTTTGTGGCTAAAGCGCCAAGATGGGCTACAGCATTTAAGTTTCCTGCCCAAGAGGAGGTTACACTGCTCGAAGGCGTCGATTTTCAGGTCGGACGCACTGGCGCTGTAACCCCTGTAGCGAGACTAAAACCAGTGTTTGTGGGTGGTGTGACGGTATCAAATGCCACCTTACATAATGCCGATGAGATAGCTAGGCTTGGGGTGAAAGTGGGGGATACCGTTATCGTGCGCCGCGCGGGTGATGTTATCCCACAAATTGTTGCCATTGTTGCTGATAAACGTCCCGATGACGCCCGTGAAATTGAGTTTCCTGACACTTGCCCTGTGTGTAACAGCATGGTTGAACGTGTTGAAGGTGAGGCGGTTGCACGTTGTACTGGCGGTCTGTTCTGTGAGGCGCAGCGTAAAGAAGCGATTAAACATTTCGCTTCTCGCAAAGCGTTAGATATTGATGGCATGGGTGATAAGGTGGTTGAACAGTTAATTGACAAGGAGCTGGTTGAAAGCCCAGCAGATCTGTTTAAGTTAACAGCGTCAGCGATCACCATGTTAGATCGTATGGGGATGAAGTCGGCCACCAATTTAGTGGCGGCCATTGAAGTAGCTAAGACCACCACGTTTAGCCGTTTCTTGTATGGATTAGGAATTAGAGAAGTGGGGGAGGCGACTGCAGCTAACTTGGCCAACTATTTTAAGACTTTAGATAAGCTTAAAGCGGCGGATGCCGAGAGCTTTATTAAGGTCGATGACGTGGGCACTATTGTAGCTCAACACCTAACACACTTCTTTGCTCAACCTCATAACCTTGAAGTGGTTGATAAGTTAATTGAAGCGGGTGTTAATTGGCCTGAGATTGAAGAGGTCGCTGAAGAATCGCTTTCGCTTAAGGGACAAACCTGGGTGTTAACAGGTACATTAACTCAGTTAAATAGGAACGATGCTAAGGCAAGACTTCAGGCGCTTGGTGCTAAAGTTGCAGGTAGCGTCTCAAAAAATACCGACTGTCTAGTGGCTGGCGAAGCCGCTGGCTCTAAGCTGACAAAAGCTCAGGACTTAGGAGTAAAGGTTATCGATGAAGAGGCGCTTTTACAGCTACTCTCCGATAGCGAATAA
- a CDS encoding DUF1842 domain-containing protein, producing the protein MSKENQVGLFRVSYVISPSVAGHPLLGATQLRLELVVNTVDKTVNGVGHVFQSTNPPVNVISQFSGEWSYMCTMNSCNILVVADGFDFSSILIGGHPVEHKNATLRMSLGEDWQSGVANFSYLYEGEWYEIEAAQVVVSNDETQQNLDALTTFTTANKPKVSMQ; encoded by the coding sequence ATGAGTAAAGAAAATCAGGTTGGACTATTTCGCGTTTCCTATGTGATCTCACCTTCAGTTGCCGGACATCCTTTATTGGGCGCAACGCAGCTTAGGTTGGAGCTAGTGGTCAATACTGTCGATAAGACAGTGAATGGCGTCGGTCATGTTTTTCAATCGACCAATCCACCTGTGAATGTGATCTCACAATTCTCTGGTGAATGGTCCTATATGTGTACTATGAATTCGTGCAATATTTTAGTTGTTGCCGATGGCTTTGACTTCTCATCTATTCTTATTGGTGGGCATCCAGTTGAGCATAAAAATGCAACACTGCGCATGTCGCTTGGTGAGGATTGGCAGTCTGGTGTGGCTAATTTCTCATATCTTTACGAAGGTGAGTGGTATGAAATTGAGGCGGCTCAAGTTGTCGTGTCAAATGACGAGACCCAACAGAACCTAGATGCGTTAACCACATTTACCACTGCTAATAAGCCAAAAGTTTCTATGCAGTAG
- a CDS encoding DUF2919 domain-containing protein, which yields MNFSNITWLDDNGHIKPPIYLYFILIFLARGWCIFIASLTQASDRAALVALFYPQKADFMMALAAGAGALLLYGFIIAERKRSPVWVRPLFNQFRWVLLLLLLVDGGLLIERSINSHYLYSWSMGLDGLILFWSFIYLFKSKRLSHYFSDWKREE from the coding sequence GTGAATTTTAGCAATATCACTTGGCTTGATGATAATGGCCATATAAAGCCACCAATATATCTGTATTTCATCTTAATATTTCTTGCTAGAGGTTGGTGCATTTTTATCGCTTCGTTAACTCAAGCAAGTGATCGTGCAGCTTTAGTCGCACTCTTTTACCCACAAAAAGCTGATTTCATGATGGCATTGGCGGCAGGTGCGGGGGCACTGCTACTTTATGGTTTTATCATCGCAGAGCGCAAACGTTCGCCAGTTTGGGTAAGACCCTTGTTTAACCAGTTTAGGTGGGTGTTACTTCTGTTGTTGCTGGTGGATGGTGGCTTGCTGATCGAAAGAAGCATTAACTCACACTATTTATACAGTTGGAGCATGGGATTGGATGGATTAATTCTTTTTTGGAGTTTTATCTATCTATTTAAATCTAAACGCTTAAGTCACTACTTTTCTGATTGGAAGAGAGAGGAGTGA
- a CDS encoding DUF4212 domain-containing protein yields MSFESNDKAEGYWRENLRLVLGLLAIWAAVSFGCGILLVDVLNEFHFMGFKLGFWFAQQGAMYVFVALIFVYVAKANALDKKYNVHED; encoded by the coding sequence ATGAGTTTTGAAAGCAACGACAAAGCGGAAGGTTACTGGCGTGAGAACTTACGTTTAGTGCTTGGCTTATTAGCCATTTGGGCAGCTGTTTCTTTTGGCTGCGGTATTTTATTGGTAGATGTGCTCAATGAGTTCCATTTCATGGGCTTCAAATTAGGGTTCTGGTTTGCACAGCAAGGTGCAATGTACGTGTTTGTGGCGCTGATTTTTGTCTATGTCGCTAAGGCGAATGCATTAGACAAAAAATACAATGTTCACGAAGACTAA
- a CDS encoding HD-GYP domain-containing protein → MARAEQVHLPLAKLQIGLTIKLPLSWKNHPFLFNRVQIKEEVQIELIKSLGVPYVILLSGHELLPEEEESSNDSEEVEVEQQTSEVDINMEVRKSLRLSQQRFIKSVNDTRTAFSKTGSDPEGAYRSSAAIVEEMLEHMSEVELPELALVSAGESDSSITQHGISVAVVALMIAKTMNLNMSDMRDIALGCLYHDIGKLKVPDTIRRKRGALTDHEANFMKMHPNFGYDMMSKSGLFPEAVLNIILHHHEFIDGSGYPDGLKGKKIPLPTQIVSLANDFDRQLWAESVRSPQVALGYLFKKRAGKHDEALISSLVKILGIYPPGTIVQLSDMSVGKVMMTTKEVKQPQVWACEADGSESNLRFLIQEKVTVEKVLKVEELSEGAMKSLQPEMGISFYFNSAPES, encoded by the coding sequence TTGGCTAGAGCCGAACAGGTACATTTACCCTTAGCTAAGTTACAGATTGGACTCACAATAAAACTGCCATTGTCATGGAAGAATCACCCGTTTCTGTTTAATCGTGTCCAGATTAAAGAGGAGGTGCAGATTGAGTTGATTAAAAGCTTAGGGGTTCCCTATGTGATCTTGCTATCTGGTCATGAGCTTCTCCCTGAAGAGGAGGAGAGCAGTAATGATAGTGAGGAAGTGGAGGTTGAACAGCAAACCTCGGAAGTTGACATTAATATGGAGGTGCGCAAGTCCTTAAGACTCAGCCAGCAAAGGTTCATCAAAAGTGTTAACGATACCCGCACAGCGTTTAGTAAAACTGGCAGCGATCCTGAAGGGGCCTATCGTAGCTCAGCAGCAATTGTTGAGGAGATGCTGGAGCATATGTCTGAAGTTGAGCTTCCTGAACTTGCTCTTGTTAGTGCTGGGGAGTCCGACAGCAGTATTACTCAACATGGGATCTCCGTTGCTGTTGTCGCCTTGATGATAGCGAAAACGATGAATTTAAATATGTCTGATATGAGGGATATCGCTTTAGGTTGTTTATATCATGATATTGGTAAGCTAAAGGTGCCGGATACTATACGTCGTAAGCGGGGGGCGCTCACAGATCATGAGGCCAACTTTATGAAGATGCACCCTAATTTTGGCTATGACATGATGAGCAAGTCTGGGCTTTTTCCTGAAGCTGTACTCAATATTATTCTTCATCATCATGAGTTTATCGATGGTTCCGGTTACCCAGATGGTTTGAAGGGCAAGAAAATCCCACTTCCGACCCAAATTGTCAGTTTGGCAAATGATTTTGATAGGCAATTATGGGCCGAGAGTGTTCGCTCTCCCCAGGTGGCTTTAGGTTACCTGTTTAAAAAGCGAGCAGGGAAGCATGATGAAGCACTCATCTCCAGTTTAGTGAAGATCTTAGGGATCTACCCTCCGGGCACCATAGTTCAACTCTCTGATATGAGTGTTGGCAAGGTGATGATGACGACCAAGGAGGTTAAGCAACCGCAAGTGTGGGCCTGTGAAGCCGATGGCAGTGAGTCAAACTTACGTTTCTTAATTCAGGAAAAGGTGACTGTTGAGAAGGTGTTGAAGGTTGAAGAGCTGTCTGAGGGCGCGATGAAATCATTGCAACCTGAGATGGGAATTAGCTTCTATTTCAACAGTGCACCAGAGAGCTAG